CAGCGTGTTCACGCTCATTCCTCCCTGAGCCTCGGATTGAAAACTTCGTCCATCGCCGTGCTGATGATCAGCAAAGAAGCGGTGATCGCGACGATCGCCACCCCGGGCGGTACGAACCACCACCACAGGCTTCTTCTGACCGCTTCCATGAGCACCGCCCACTGGAGCATGATGCCCAGAGAGATCCCCTTGGTCGGTCCAAGCCCGATCAGGCTCAGCGCTGCTTCACCCAGTATCCCACCGTTTATGAACAGAACGAAGGCCATGAACGCGTACGTCGCTATGGTTGGAATGAGATCTTCGACTATCAATCTCAGATCTGAATAGCCTGCAAGCACCGAGAGCTGTACGTACTCTCTCGACATCACGCTCATGAGCTGTGCCCTTATGGCCCTCGCGAACCACGGCCACTGGAAGAATCCGAGTATCAGGGCGATCATCTCAACGCTTCTAACTTTGAAGTAGCTCGCTATCAGAATGGCTATCAAAATCGATGGTGTCGTCAGGACTATGTTCGTTATAGCCATCAAAAGATCGTCCACCACACCCCTCTTGACGGCCGAGAGGGATCCCACTATCGTTCCGATCACTAAGGAGATGAGTGCCGCCAGAAAACCTATGTAGAGCGAAGAGCGTATCCCGTTGAGAAGCTGTGCTAGGATGTCTCTGCCGTAGGTGTCCGTGCCGAGTGGGTGCGCGGGCGAGGGTGGTTTTTCGTAGTCCCAGGTCATCTCCATCGGATCGACTCTGTAAATCATCGGTCCAAACAAACCGAGGAAGAGGAAAAAGAGAAAGATACAGGCCCCTGCGATGAACTTTTTATTTTTGAAAAGCGGTCTGATCATCGTCGCAAACATGTTTATTCCTCCTGTCCAATTCTCACGCGTGGATCTATCACAGCGTACACGAAATCGACCAGGAAGTTGGCAAGATAAATGGACGCGATCAGTATCACGAAGATACCCTGTATAAGTGGATAGTCCAGCGTAGTCAGAGCCCTGAACAACAGATACCCCGTACCAGGGTAGTTGAACACGATTTCCGTGATCAGAGAACCACCGAGTATGCCTCCCAGCTGCAGGGCGAGTCCTGTTATCTGTGGCAAAAGAGAATTCCTGAAGACGTAGTTGAACACCCTCTTATCCTTCATACCAAGGTATTCTGCAAACATGGCATAATCGCTTCCAAGCTCGTAGATGACCATCAACCGCATCCCGATGGCCCATCCTCCGAGTGCCGAAACCACGATCGAGGAGAACGGCAGTACATAATGCTTCAGAACGCTCAGAACGAACGTCCAGCTCCAGTTCGGGATCATTCCCTGTGGATACGCACCCTGGGTTGGAAGTATTCCCAGCCTCACACCGAAGAAGAAGATGAAGAGCATTCCGAGCCAGTAATAGGGAATCTGAGACACCACGAGTGAAGTGTTGAGCACCAGTTTGTCCACCCAGGTGTTTCTCCTGTACGCGGCCAGCGCACCGAGACTGTTGCCCAGAATCCATGCCACAATCGTTGCAGGTAGCAGCAGCATCAACGTCCAGGGAATGACAGGTACGACCAGGTCCACGACCTTCCTCGGATAGAAGGTTATGGACGTTCCAAGGTTTCCTCGAAACGCCTTGCTCACGAATTCAAAGTACTGCACATACCAGGGCTTTCCCAGTCCGAACTCTTCCATCAGAGTCCTTTCGGCGGCCCTTATCAGCTCGGGTTTCGCCTGCGCGACGCGTGAAAGGTTCGACAGTATCTGTGCCAGAGGATTACCCGGAATCGCCCTCGGAAGTATGAAAACGATCGTCGTGGCAACGATGTAGGTGACCAGGAGAAAAAGGAAGCGTCTTGCAAGGTATTTCACTATTGATCTGGAAGCCATGCGTTCTCTTCTCCCTCTTCAGGTTTCGAATTTTAAAAAACCCGGCCCCGCGTGAGGGCCGGGGGATGGATCACTTCGCTGAAGCCTGCAGGTCACTGAAAATCTTCGCGGTCGGAATCAGGAAGCCTCCCTTGTCTGTGGTTTCAAACCAGGTCGGAATGGGCTGCGGGTTGTTCTTTGCAGAGATTCCGAACAGTGTTGGCAAGGTGTTGGCATGCCACGGTGATGGCCTGAACCAGTACGGATTGTTCTCGGAAGGCCAGCTGGTCCAGTACTTCTCTGAGTATTCGTACCAGTGAGCGGTGTAGAACGCCGGAACGCTCGGCATGTCTCTGAGAATGATCTCTTGGATCCTGTAATAAGCGTTCTTTCTCACTTCGGGATCGAGTGTGGAGACCGCAGAGTCGAGCAACTTCACGATCTCGTCGTTCTCATATCTTTCCCAGTCTCCCGCCCATGTCACTTCGCCGACAGGTGCAGACAGCCTCTTGTCGAGGACGAACCTGTAGATGTTGAACGGGTGATCGAAACCAGGCCCAACGCTCCAGGAAATGATAAGGTCGAACGTTCCTTTCGTCATTCTGTCGGCCCAAACTGAATAATCTGGGAACTCCGTAACGACGTCGATACCGATTTCTCTGAGGTTCTTCGCGATCATTTCGCACATCATCATCCAGTCTGTCCAGCCGTAAGGAACAGAGATGGTGTAGGGACCGAGTCTGGTTCCATCGGGTGCGACCCTGATACCATCGCGACCTTTCTTGAATCCAGCTTCGTCGAGTATTTTGTTGGCTTTTGCAAGGTCTGTTGGTATTCTTCCATCCGCCGTTCCGAAGGCTTTCTTCCACAGATCGTAGTTGATGTACTG
Above is a window of Thermotoga sp. Ku-13t DNA encoding:
- a CDS encoding ABC transporter permease, which produces MFATMIRPLFKNKKFIAGACIFLFFLFLGLFGPMIYRVDPMEMTWDYEKPPSPAHPLGTDTYGRDILAQLLNGIRSSLYIGFLAALISLVIGTIVGSLSAVKRGVVDDLLMAITNIVLTTPSILIAILIASYFKVRSVEMIALILGFFQWPWFARAIRAQLMSVMSREYVQLSVLAGYSDLRLIVEDLIPTIATYAFMAFVLFINGGILGEAALSLIGLGPTKGISLGIMLQWAVLMEAVRRSLWWWFVPPGVAIVAITASLLIISTAMDEVFNPRLREE
- a CDS encoding ABC transporter permease — translated: MASRSIVKYLARRFLFLLVTYIVATTIVFILPRAIPGNPLAQILSNLSRVAQAKPELIRAAERTLMEEFGLGKPWYVQYFEFVSKAFRGNLGTSITFYPRKVVDLVVPVIPWTLMLLLPATIVAWILGNSLGALAAYRRNTWVDKLVLNTSLVVSQIPYYWLGMLFIFFFGVRLGILPTQGAYPQGMIPNWSWTFVLSVLKHYVLPFSSIVVSALGGWAIGMRLMVIYELGSDYAMFAEYLGMKDKRVFNYVFRNSLLPQITGLALQLGGILGGSLITEIVFNYPGTGYLLFRALTTLDYPLIQGIFVILIASIYLANFLVDFVYAVIDPRVRIGQEE
- a CDS encoding ABC transporter substrate-binding protein, with the translated sequence VRKAIAYAIPYSEMLKKAYFGYGSQAHPSMVIDLFEPNKQYINYDLWKKAFGTADGRIPTDLAKANKILDEAGFKKGRDGIRVAPDGTRLGPYTISVPYGWTDWMMMCEMIAKNLREIGIDVVTEFPDYSVWADRMTKGTFDLIISWSVGPGFDHPFNIYRFVLDKRLSAPVGEVTWAGDWERYENDEIVKLLDSAVSTLDPEVRKNAYYRIQEIILRDMPSVPAFYTAHWYEYSEKYWTSWPSENNPYWFRPSPWHANTLPTLFGISAKNNPQPIPTWFETTDKGGFLIPTAKIFSDLQASAK